The DNA region TGACACGCCGTCGCGGAACAGCGCCGCCACCGGCACATCGTGCGCGCGGCCGAGCGGCCAGAGTGCGAAGGCGAGCGCGGTCAACAGGCCGTAGACGAGCGCCAGCAGCAGTTCGCCCGCGTGCAATGCCGGTATGATCGGCAGCGGAATGATGGCGCCGAACATCCACGCGATGGCGAACGGCAGAAGGGCGCCGATCGCTGTGCCGATGACGCCGCCGATCAAGGCCAGCATCAAGACTTGGGTGAGATAGATCGCGAAGACGCGGCGACCGCTGGCTCCCATCGCCTTGAGAACCGCGATGGAATTTCGTTTGCGATCGAGATGGCTCTTCACGGCGTTGCCGACGCCGACGCCGCCGACGAGTAGCGCGGTGAGGCCGACGATGGTGAGGAATTGCGTGAAGCGCTCGACGTTACGCTCGAGCTGCGGCGAGGCGTTGCTGCGCGAACGGATTTCCCAGCCCGCTTGCGGCAGGTCGGCGCGTGCCTCTGCCGTGACGGCTCTCGCGCGGGCGTCGGAAGCGTCCTGGTCGGGCAGACGCAGCCGATAAGTCCAACGCACCAGACTGCCCGGCTGCAACAGGCCGGTTGCGCGCAGCGCCGCTTCGCTGACCAGCAGGCGCGGGCCGAAACCGATGCCGCCCGCGAGCTTATCCGGCTCGCTGGTGAGCGTGGCGCGTACGATAAACTTGGCATCGCCCACCGTCAGGTGCGCGCCGGGCTTCAGACCGAAACGCTCCATCAGCACGGGATCGGCGACCGCACCGAAGGCCCCGTCCTGTTCGGTGAGTGCATCGGCCAAGGGGCCGGCGGGATCGAGCACCGTGTCGCCATAGAGCGGATAGGCGCTGTCGACTGCTTTCATCTCGACAAGCGTCGCGCCGCCGTCTTCGGTGCGCGCCATCGCGCGCAAGGTCGCCGCCGTTGAGACACGGCCGCGCCCCTGTAGAAACGTGAGTTCCTGCTGCGTCGCTTCGCGTTGGATCAAAGTGAAAGCGAGATCGCCACCGAGGATGACCCGGCCCTCGCGCGCGAGGCCGTCAGCGAGAGACGCCGCGAGCGAGCCGACGCCGGCGATCGCCATGCTGCCAAGCGCGATGCAGGCAATGAAGACATAGAAACCGCGCAGGCCGCCGCGCATCTCGCGCAGCGCGAAGCGGAGCGGTAGCCACCAGTTTCTTTTTCCCTCCTCCTTGCCGGGGGAGGCATAAGAGAAGTTATTCGCCATCGATGCGCCCCGAGCGCAGCCGCACCGTGCGTCCGCAGCGGCGGGCAAGGCCAGCGTCGTGCGTCACCAGCACCAGAGTGGTGTTGCGCCGTGCCTGACCTTCGAACAGGAGATCCACGATCTGCTTGCCGGTGTCCTCGTCGAGATTGCCGGTCGGCTCGTCGGCGACGAGGATCGCCGGATTGGGCGCGAGTGCGCGGGCGACCGCGACGCGCTGCTGCTCGCCGCCCGAAAGCTGTGCCGGGTAATGGTTCAGCCGCGCGCCGAGGCCGACGGCCACGAGCTCCTCGCGGGCGCGCTCCTGCGCGTCGGGCGCGCCGGTCAGCTCCATCGGCACCGCCACGTTTTCCAAGGCGGTCATGGTGGGGATGAGATGAAAAGATTGAAAGACGATGCCGATGTTGCGGCCACGGAAGCGGGCCAGCGCATCCTCGTCGAGACCGGTCAGGTTCTCACCTGCCACGGTCACCGTCCCGGAATCGGCCTGTTCCAGCCCGGCCATGACCATCAGCAGGGTGGATTTGCCCGAGCCGGACGGTCCGATGAGGCCGATTGCCTCGCCCGTGCCTATATGGAGGCTGATATCCTTGAGGATATGAACGCGGGCAGCCCCTTGCCCGAGTGAAAGATTGACGCCGGCCAGCGTAATGGCGGGCCCCGCCTGGGAAGAATCGGTCATGAGACCTCGTCGTTTAAACCTTCGCTCATATGGGAACATATGGGCCAGGGTCCAGGACCTGGCCGTCGCTTTGGCCTTTCTCGCCTGCGTTCTGGTGCCGCAAGCAGGCCGGGCGGCGGATGGGCCGGTCAAGCTGGTGGTGCTCGGCGATTCGCTGTCGGCGGGCTACGGCCTGCCCGGCCAGGCGGCTTTCCCCGCCCGGCTCGCCGAGGCGCTGAAAGCCAAAGGCGTCGCCGTCGATGTCGCCAATGCGGGGGTCTCCGGCGACACCGCCTCCGGCGGCCGCGATCGCCTGGACTGGTCGGTGCCGGACGGCACCGAGGCCGTCATCGTTGAACTAGGCGCCAATGACGCCCTGCGCGGGCTCGATCCGGCGCTGACCAAGGCGGCGCTCGATGCGATCCTCAAGAAGCTGCAGGAGCG from Pseudolabrys taiwanensis includes:
- a CDS encoding ABC transporter ATP-binding protein gives rise to the protein MTDSSQAGPAITLAGVNLSLGQGAARVHILKDISLHIGTGEAIGLIGPSGSGKSTLLMVMAGLEQADSGTVTVAGENLTGLDEDALARFRGRNIGIVFQSFHLIPTMTALENVAVPMELTGAPDAQERAREELVAVGLGARLNHYPAQLSGGEQQRVAVARALAPNPAILVADEPTGNLDEDTGKQIVDLLFEGQARRNTTLVLVTHDAGLARRCGRTVRLRSGRIDGE
- a CDS encoding arylesterase codes for the protein MRPRRLNLRSYGNIWARVQDLAVALAFLACVLVPQAGRAADGPVKLVVLGDSLSAGYGLPGQAAFPARLAEALKAKGVAVDVANAGVSGDTASGGRDRLDWSVPDGTEAVIVELGANDALRGLDPALTKAALDAILKKLQERHIAVLFAGMKAPRNMGADYAAKFDAIYPALAAAYPVIFYPFFLDGVAADAKLNQADGMHPNAAGVDVIVERILPKVEELVARARAARAS